In the genome of Magnolia sinica isolate HGM2019 chromosome 2, MsV1, whole genome shotgun sequence, one region contains:
- the LOC131231944 gene encoding auxin-responsive protein SAUR78-like, whose amino-acid sequence MDCCVFVGRKWRQQASLSRRLGYLPLSDDEADGSESLVTVVVGKEKRVFVVDPFVLEKDPFRVLLETMRQNKKGKTRGSSENREVIFIAVDAILFEHMLWLMVNDWPSFLHLNLSEIIDFYAQDS is encoded by the coding sequence ATGGATTGCTGCGTCTTCGTTGGCCGGAAATGGCGTCAGCAAGCATCTCTATCGAGGCGGCTCGGATACCTCCCGTTGTCCGACGATGAAGCTGACGGTTCTGAGAGTTTGGTGACTGTTGTGGTTGGGAAGGAGAAGAGGGTGTTTGTCGTCGACCCTTTTGTTTTAGAGAAAGACCCTTTTCGGGTTTTGCTCGAAACGATGAGACAGAACAAGAAGGGTAAGACAAGAGGATCTAGTGAGAACAGAGAAGTGATTTTTATCGCCGTCGATGCGATTTTGTTCGAACATATGCTGTGGTTGATGGTCAATGACTGGCCTTCTTTCCTTCATCTCAATCTCAGTGAGATAATAGATTTCTACGCTCAGGATTCTTGA
- the LOC131231949 gene encoding very-long-chain aldehyde decarbonylase GL1-9-like: protein MVFWEAYLSDESMGTFAPIVVYWVYAGIYQLLPPLDRFRLHTRKEEEQKNLVPIWSVIKGVLLQQLVQATVAQTLFSMTSTASSTGVTVQPSFPVQLIQIIVAMLVMDTWQYFVHRYMHQNKYLYRHIHSQHHRLVVPYAIGALYNHPLEGLLLDTLGGAISFLMSGMTARTAVIFFCFAVIKTVDDHCGLWLPGNVFHILFQNNTAYHDIHHQLQGTKYNYSQPFFTIWDKLLGTHMPYSLVIRQEGGFEARLMKD from the exons ATGGTTTTCTGGGAAGCATATTTGAGCGACGAATCGATGGGCACTTTTGCTCCCATTGTAGTTTATTGGGTGTATGCCGGAATTTACCAGCTTTTGCCCCCTTTGGATCGTTTCCGCTTGCATACGAGGAAAGAGGAAGAACAGAAGAATTTGGTGCCCATATGGTCGGTGATTAAGGGTGTTCTTCTCCAACAGCTTGTTCAGGCCACGGTAGCTCAGACACTCTTCTCG ATGACCTCAACGGCAAGTTCAACAGGGGTCACAGTGCAACCATCATTTCCAGTCCAGCTCATACAGATTATAGTTGCAATGCTAGTAATGGACACGTGGCAGTATTTCGTGCACCGCTACATGCACCAGAACAAGTACCTATATCGACATATCCACTCACAACACCACAGGCTGGTTGTCCCCTATGCAATTGGAGCGCTTTACAACCACCCTCTGGAGGGTCTCTTGCTTGACACCTTAGGTGGGGCCATCTCATTCCTCATGTCAGGGATGACTGCGCGGACAGCCGTGATATTCTTCTGCTTTGCGGTGATCAAGACCGTTGACGACCATTGTGGGCTGTGGCTGCCTGGCAATGTCTTCCACATCTTGTTCCAGAACAACACTGCATACCACGACATCCACCATCAGCTTCAGGGCACAAAATACAACTATTCGCAGCCGTTCTTCACTATCTGGGACAAACTTCTTGGGACACACATGCCATACAGTCTGGTGATCCGCCAGGAAGGAGGATTTGAAGCAAGGCTGATGAAAGACTAG